The DNA window aaaaaatccaaaccctGAAATGCTGCCCCCTATCCCCATGAGGTCTTTCCGGTAGAAGAAAGTGAAATGTGCCATTGTTACCAAGTGGTCTGCGTTGGCctgtctctgtttttaaaaaggtggaaGCAAACACATGGCTGTTGAATCCAGGGGAAATCGAAGGCTTTGAGCTGCAGCACAACAAAAGGATTCCTGGTGCAAAGAGATCGAAGCAAAATGCAGGAGAAACTCGGTCCAAGTCACTCAGGCTGCCTGAGCTCTTACTCGGGACTCCTAAGCAGAATCAGCTAGATCCAGCTCTTCTTCGGGGATCTGAATTACCCTTTATCCCTGTCTTTGGAGGGGAGTGTCTATGCTATGGAAAGGATAATTCTGAAGGATAATCTTACTTTACAACCAGTCTGCACTAGGGACAGGAGCTTTGGAAACTAGAGAAGCAAAACAGGAGATGATTTCCTtgagagttaaaaataattataataaaaagaaaagaaaaaatgtccacAGTCCTCCCTCCTCTACCTTCCCCACCAAAGGAATGCTTTCCTTAGGTTGGCCTCTGCTTCATTGTTTCTCATTTTGACAGTTTGTTATCTGGACCCCTTCACTTCTTTTCTCAtcccttaaacacacacacacacacacacacacacacacacacacacaaactgtacAGTCAGGGCTTCCTAGTGCTCGCTCCCGACCCCAAGCTAAGCGCGTTCCCTTCTTGGAGCTCATTTTCGTGACGTGGAAAGCCGGATCCAGGGTTAcagcacacattaaaaaaaaaaaaaaaaaaaaaaaaaatccagctcaAGAGAAGTCCGAGATTCTGcactgggattgagcctggcttCCTCTTTGCCTCCCTCCCGCCCTTCCTCCCAGTGCCCAATGATGTGCTTCTGGTACCCAGAGAGAGCAGCCAcagcagcggcagcggcagcggcagcggcggcgaagctggaagcctgctgcagccccttctcctccctcctctatTGAGTGTGCCAAGCGGCAGTTCTGCATCCTAAAGAAGCCCATTGAAAGGCCCATTGCATTCCCAGCACGTCTCAAgcttgctgcttttattttttctcttcgtctcccccacccaccccctctaTCCCCCTTTGCTTCAGCTTCagcaaaaggaagggagggagagggagagaatccttaaactcaagcttttttttttttttttcttccaatgttcaatactttaaaaaaaaaaaaaatctcctgcaAAATAGGTAAGTCAAAGACATCTGGTGCCTTTCTTACCTAAATCTCAGGGAgctcagaaacaagaaaaacatttaaaaaatgatgaagaaagaacttaagtagattttaatattttataagggaggcagggaagactAACTGATACTGCAATGTAGCTtcatctgccttctgtctctctctctctctctttttttttcatttaattgtttCTAAAAATTGAGTATTGCATGCCCGAGGCGGATTTCTCTTTGCATTCTCATGGGTCTTCTTATCCTTACAGCTGTGTACATTATATGCAAGTTGAATGTGAAGATTTATTCTTTTCACTTTccttataaattatatcatattgTTTTCAGAGGCTTggcaaaatatttccttaatgtATATATCTTACGTGAGGAGAGAAAGCATACGCTAAaaattctggtttatttttattgattaaaaataattattcaattTTGATTGATATTTCAGTGACTTAGAAAGGGCAATCTAATAAAACTGCATTAATATAATTTActtatgtattcattttcataTACTGATGATATAAAGCAAGGAAAGAGAGCCATAGAAGAAGGTTCTGTATTATTACAATAGTGCACAGTATTTGTTTCTTCTGATTAGAAAAGAATGATGTCTTTCTTTGAAATGTAAGTCATGTGATAGATTATTTATCAGCAGGTAAGAATCAAGGTTTCCACCCTTTTCTTGCCTTTAACTACCCAACTCTCTTCTAACCAGCCACCTGCCATTCCAGCTTTTTACAGGGTTCCTCAGTTGATCTTGAAGGCACAGACACACATTCCAAACTAAGCTCTGCAAGTGTTTTGATACAGACACTCCCAGGTTCAGCATCCTTAAGCTATCATTATCTTTAACTCTAACAACTGCATGGGCTCCTTCTTTAGAAAGGCTAATCTTTCCAAAGGGTTTAAATAGCCAAATGATACACctatgtaaaaattatttaattaaaggaGATGTTAAAAATCTGTGCTTGGGAAAAAGAGGGTGGAGGTATAGTGTGATACTGAGCATACACTATAATTAAGTATACTGTGATCATCTCTTAAGCAAAATCTTAAGTTTTCCTGAGATACCAAGCATCTCATATATCATCTGATATAGAGCAATGGGTTCAGACTTCATTACACTCTAAACTAATAACTTTTTGGTATGCTATGTCTTTTTATGAGTAGAAACCTATAGTTAAAGAAAATTCCCACCAGAATTCCAATCAGATCTGTAATGGGCTCCTCTGATATCAATGTAAGTTTTAGCAGACAAACAGGTGAAATGGCCAAATTACTGCCATTTTACTGAATATGCCTATATCTAAAAGACATCACTGTATACCAGTCCTTTGATTGCCGTAAGATGCAATGAAGGCTGCTTGTGTCCGTATGATATGCCCTTTACCAAGTATGTCTTGGTTCAGAAAAATGTCATTGCATGGCACAATATTTCAGAGTCACCCAAGTTTAAATACAAGACATATTAAGCATATTGACAGATCATTTTGAGTGTCAATTCAACAACTGCTAAACTTTGTTTCACTCATAAAAAAGCTCCAAATGTAGGAGTAAATTAGAATAGTGCATATGAGTAAAGGCTAAAAATCTGCATCTTTATTTCTGTTGCAGTTTTGTAAGCAACTACGAATGATGAAACCTTCCATAGCTGAGATGCTTCACAGAGGGAGGATGTTGTGGATAATTCTTCTAAGCACAATTGCTCTAGGATGGACTACCCCGATTCCCCTGATAGAGGACTCAGAGGAAATAGATGAGCCCTGTTTTGATCCATGCTACTGTGAAGTTAAAGAAAGCCTCTTTCATATACATTGTGACAGTAAAGGATTTACAAATATTAGTCAGATTACTGAGTTCTGGTCAAGACCTTTTAAACTGTATCTGCAAAGGAATTCAATGAGGAAATTGTACACCAACAGTTTTCTTCATTTGAACAACGCTGTGTCCATTAACCTTGGGAACAATGCATTGCAGGACATTCAATCAGGAGCTTTCAATGGTCTTAAGATTTTAAAGAGGTTATATCTACATGAAAACAAACTAGACATCTTCAGAAATGACACCTTCCTTGGCTTGGAAAGTCTGGAATATCTGCAGGCAGATTACAATGTCATTAAACGTATTGAGAGTGGGGCATTTCGGAACCTAAGTAAATTGAGGGTTCTGATTTTAAATGATAATCTCATTCCCATGCTTCCAACCAATTTATTTAAGGCTGTCTCCTTAACCCATTTGGACCTACGTGGAAACAGGTTAAAGGTTCTTTTTTACCGAGGAATGTTAGACCACATTGGCAGAAGCCTGATGGAGCTCCAGCTGGAAGAAAATCCCTGGAACTGTACATGTGAGATAGTGCAATTGAAGAGTTGGCTGGAACGCATTCCTTACACCGCCCTGGTGGGAGACATCACCTGTGAGACCCCTTTCCACTTCCATGGAAAGGACCTGCGAGAAATCAGGAAGACGGAACTCTGTCCCCTGTTGTCCGACTCTGAGGTGGAGGCTAGTTTGGGGATTCCCCACTTGTCATCAAGCAAGGAGAACGCATGGCCAACTAAGCCTTCCTCAATgttgtcttctgtccattttactGCTTCTTCTGTTGAATATAAGTCCTCAAATAAACAGCCGAAGCCCACAAAACAGCCCCGAACACCAAGGCCACCTTCCACATCCCAAGCTTTGTACCCCGGTCCAAATCAACCTCCTATTGCTCCTTACCAGACCAGACCACCAATTCCCATTATATGTCCTACTGGGTGTACATGTAATTTACACATCAACGACCTTGGCTTGACTGTCAACTGCAAAGAGCGAGGATTTAATAACATTTCTGAACTTCTTCCAAGGCCACTGAATGCCAAGAAACTTTACCTGAGTAGCAATCTGATTCAGAAAATATACCGTTCTGATTTTTGGAATTTCTCCTCCCTGGATCTCTTGCATCTGGGGAACAATCGTATTTCTTATGTCCAGGATGGAGCCTTCATCAACCTGCCCAACCTAAAGAGTCTCTTTCTCAATGGCAATGATATCGAGAAGCTGACACCAGGCATGTTCCGAGGCCTACAGAGTTTGCATTACTTGTACTTTGAGTTCAATGTCATCCGAGAAATTCAGCCTGCAGCCTTCAGCCTCATGCCCAACTTGAAGCTGCTATTCCTCAACAATAACTTGCTGAGGACCCTGCCAACAGATGCGTTTGCAGGCACATCCCTGGCCCGGCTTAACCTGAGGAAGAACTACTTCCTCTACCTTCCTGTGGCTGGTGTCCTAGAACACTTGAATGCCATTGTCCAGATAGACCTCAATGAGAATCCTTGGGACTGTACCTGTGATCTGGTCCCCTTCAAACAGTGGATTGAAACCATCAGTTCAGTCAGTGTAGTGGGTGATGTGCTTTGCAGGAGCCCTGAGAACCTCACCCATCGTGATGTACGCACGATTGAGCTGGAAGTTCTCTGCCCAGAGATGCTGCACATCCCACCAGCTGGAGCATCCCCAGCCCAGTCTGGAGATTCTCACCTTACTGGGGGGCCAACGAATGCATCACCTTATGAGTTCTCGCCCCCTGGGGGCCCTGTGCCACTTTCTGTGTTGATTCTCAGCctgctggttctttttttttctgcagtcTTTGTAGCTGCAGGCCTCTTTGCCTATGTGCTCCGACGGCGCCGGAAGAAGCTGCCCTTTAGAAGCAAGAGGCAAGAAGGTGTGGACCTTACTGGCATCCAGATGCAATGCCACCGGCTTTTTGAGGACGGTGGAGGTGGTGGAGGTGGAAGTGGAGGTGGTGGCAGACCCACTCTTTCCTCCCCAGAGAAGGCTCCTCCTGTGGGCCACGTTTATGAGTACATCCCCCACCCAGTTACCCAGATGTGCAACAACCCCATCTATAAGCCtcgagaggaggaggaggcggctgTTTCATCAGTCCAGGAGGCAGTGAACGCAGAACGAGGGGGTTCTGGGACACAACCACCTGGAATAGGTGAGGTTCTCCTAGGAAGTGAGCAGTTTGCTGAGACACCCAAGGAGAACCACAGCAACTACCGGACCttgctggaaaaagaaaaggagtgggCCCTGGCAgtgtccagctcccagctcaacaCCATAGTGACGGTGAATCACCATCACCCTCACCATCCAGCAGTTGGTGGAGTTTCAGGGGTAGTTGCAGGAACCAGGGGAGACTTGGCTGGGTTCCGCCACCATGAGAAGAATGGCGGGGTGGTGCTGTTTCCTCCTGGGGGAGGCTGTGGTGGTGGCAGTATGCTACTAGACCGAGAGAGGCCACAACCAGCCCCCTGCACAGTGGGATTCGTGGATTGTCTCTATGGCACTGTGCCCAAATTAAAGGAACTGCACGTCCACCCTCCTGGCATGCAGTACCCAGACTTACAGCAGGACGCCAGGCTCAAAGAAACCCTTCTCTTCTCGGCTGGAAAGGGCTTCACAGACCACCAAACCCAAAAAAGTGATTACCTCGAGTTAAGGGCCAAACTTCAAACCAAGCCGGATTACCTCGAAGTCCTGGAGAAGACAACATATAGGTTctaacagtaaaagaaaaataaattagtgctttttttttttccaaaagaaaaggaaaataaaagaaatatattccttGCTCCCTTTACACTTGTCCCAATAACTCCATTCTCACAAACTTCCCTGCCCTGAACAGCACTGAAACCGCATGATAACTAGAAAATACAGATGTATGCTCTCCCCTCTCAGATGTGATTTGGAGGAAGGGCCATACTCAGATCATTAATCAATGAAGTGCCTTCGCAGACTTTTGCCAGCaaatgttatcattatttttttatactgaAACTTGAGACTTTGACTGTGCCATGTATAAGGTATATTGGGGATCGTTGTATTGATCCTAATTAAGTAAAACTcaatgtgtctttttattttcagtatatatattttttaatttgtagttttGTTTGACAGGGAGGGGGGAAAACAAATTGATATTTgtggctttctttcctcttcccatcATGGCACAGATTCTGTACATGTATTAACAATGCAGTTTGCTGCATGCCTGGAAACTGcaagatggggagggagggggcgggtcTTGCTCGAATGTTCTCACCCACTCTTTTTTCTGTCACACACATACCTACACGCTAATCACAAATCCCTGCACACAGTTAGGTCCCTAAACCTGCAGCCTTTTCCTTCTGGTgtaggaacacacacacacaaatgtacacGTGTGCGCGTGCATGCGCACACAAACACAGGTTCCCTATTCCTTTTCAACCCAATCTAATTATTTTGGGTTTGATCCATTCCTCTACTCTTCATAGCTTCATCTTCCCTTCACCCCTAGTGTACAGCTCTCTCCTACCACCGTGGGAAAAGTCATATTCTAGGTTGGATCCTACTGAAGTGGAAGCCTGGTGGTTTAACAGCTGGAGGCACACCTAGGGATGAGCATCCTCTTTGTGACACTTCATCCTGATGCCAAGATTTTTTGGAGAACATCTGCactttcttatatatatatatatatatataaaatattaaaaaataaaaaagcaactggGTATATATCACTAACAGCTTTGTAGGAAGcacttttaatgttttctctctcacacacaaagattcaaaagaaatgtgcatatatttattCTGTAATTTCAGTGATTATAAATTGTAAAGGTAATGTTTAATCATTGTATAGTGATTATGCGTCTGGTATAGCTTTcctaataaaaagtttttgaaaaacataatacattatatagaGGATACCAAGCTTGAACCTTAAACTCCAGCTATGCCATGCCTTTCGTgctcccattaaaaaaaaaaaaaaaaaaatctttcttttacttGTTATACAGAGAGCTAGTTTATTAACAAGTTTGATGCACTGTGATGTTGATAAATCTTATAACCCACCACCCCATCACATACCAGGATACAActgggacttaaaaaaaatctgatttatgtAGTTgagtttttttctcttggattatgactttcaaattaaaaaacccaGCGATGCACCAGTTTTCCTAGGCAGGTTGtgattgggagaaaataaagaagtaggTTTCTAAGAAGTAGAAGATTATATAGAGGAGATAATAAAGGAATCAAGGACCCATGCACCTTAAGACAGTAAATgacataaagaaaaaggaaagtgaaattgctattcttttttaaaaacgtaGTAAAAttacacacgcgcacacacacaccaatcaAACTCCAAGGCCTTGGAGCCGATTTGACTGTCCGAGTCCTGCTATCTGTACAAGTTGTCATTGTTATATTTAagtactgttgttttttttttccaaccatctAACTATAACTGGCCCCAGTCAGCTTGAACTAAGACAGAAGATGCtgaatgagtttttctttctgtatgatattaaaataatgtttaaagttAATCTGACAATAATCCAAGTTATAATCCATTTACATGTGAGCGAAACCAAAGAAAATTGGATTTTTAAGGTGCCAGTATCTTGTTTGTGGAGGAAACTAAACTGATACAAAGAAACCGGAGCTTTAAGGCAGGCACTTATCTCATTTCGCCAGTAGAGGGTAGCAGAGCTCCAGAGATTGACAGACCCTGTAGCTGCAGAATTGTGCAGTGAGgccagtgttctattagttttctCAAGCTGCCCGTAGTAGAAATTATATGTTGAATGTAATTCACCACAAGTCACCAATGCCttacatcactttttttttttcataaaaaaaactTGCAGCTTCTAAAGCTGttactgatataaaaataaaggcattgtacttaaaaaaaaccatgaatgtctagaacatatttatatatctcttAATTATAAATGGGTATCACCGTGagtatgcataaaataaaaaacacacatgtatcaataaaaaatgtaactattCAGGGCCATCTTACATTTGGCACATTGTACctaaattttctgtcttttgttgttTGAAGTACATTGGAATTActtcagatgaagaaaaaccTAATTCACTATTTCTCTACATACAATATTGAAATGTAGCTTTTCTTACACAAGAGGATCAGATTTACAATTAAATAGGTGTCATTCTCCTTTTCCGGtttattctctttttactttCCCATAAGTTAGCTTTTCCCTAGTTATCTCACTTTGCTTATTCCTTCTAATCATCCATCCCTTCTTCACaagtgaagtctttttttttttttttttttaagcacaggAAGTCAGTGTTTTAAACACctttaagtgttttaaaatctGATCTACAGAGTCCCTCTAAACTAGGGATTTATTGTGTCCCCATTCCTCCTCAATAAAATACTCTGGTGAATGGTAGAAAGCATGTTcataataaaaatccaaaatgcaAAGCTAGATACTTCTGACAGTTATCATCATCTCCTTAATaaccacacacacattcataacATGGCATATTATACAAATCAAGTTAAAGTACAATCCCTAATGATCCTGGTGcttttgacatttgaaaaatgtGTGTCCATAAATCGTATCAAATTATAATATAACCTgataattatgtttatattttatttattaaaaacagaaagtaagaCTGTTTTGTCTTAAATATAGGTAGTAATTTTACTCTTGAATaaggaataaattttatttagtgaaaataaatttatatgagaATGGAATTTTGTATGCAAGGAGATAAATTTTTGCTTCCATGGAGTTTTCTACCCCTTTGGCTAGGATCCTTATTTTAGCTGTGCATTGGAATTACTCAAGTTAGCTTTAATTTATAATACCAGATAGGTTTTCAGAAAGTACCAAGGGTATTACTATAATTTCTATGATTAGGATTTGTTCCATGTTTTTGttgtgataaaaattatttttgagaaaaagatCGCTAATTCACCTCATAGTGATGGCCAAGTTGACTGAAGCAGACCCAGATCTGACAGAAATTTGTTATTATTCATTGCTACTTACTACaaattatagtaataatatttgaaaataataaaatgcaatgtCTCTTTAACTATAAAGATGGTGAGTGGAAAATAGTTATAAGTGAAATATTAGTTTGACACAGTAACAGTTTTAACGTATTATTGATCATATACAGTATTATTTATGTGGatgcatttatgtttttatttaaaaagctacaTTATTCTTCCAATTACAAAAtactaaatacatatatatgtatatgtatgcatgtatatatgtatacatatatacatatatatgtatatgtatgcatgtatatatgtatacatatatacatatatatatgtatatatatatgtatatgtatggatGAAAATGttcagagagagattataaggaaagtttaatgactgagcttaaaattattttttcccctcaactaGGAATGTTAGTTTTAAAGCCTTGATATCTGAGAGAAATCTGTGTCTAGCACTATGAAATTTGGTAGTGCAATTGTAGAACATAAAAAACGTAAGGAATTTCTTTAACTATTGCAACTTATTATTTTGATTCATTTAGTGTAAATCCATTGTTCATACTGTCCTATCCTTGTGCAATTATATTGTCTGAGCCAATTAATATTGTAAAATGGCTATGACAAAAGAAACATTAATGAAATGCTTTACAAAATATGAGACATAGGACTGTAACAAGTCAAGAtaatatgaaaagaaatgataataaaaaacacTCCATTTTGAATTAAGTGAGTTGAGCTAGTTTAATCTGAACAtagataattataatttatacttAGCTCAAAATCCTCAACTGAAAATTCAGATGAACAGATTATAAATAACTATCACTAATTTTACCCTATAAAAGTCTGGTTTAATATCTATATGCCTTTTAAAAGTAATAGGAGCAATAACACATGTGTAATTGGGCaatcatgtgtatatgtgtgtgtgtagaactattatatatgtatatacactgtatatacatgtatatagtttatatatgctgaattatatttacatgtaaattatGCACTTTTTCTCACATGTATAACAATTTaagttttatgcatttattttccttgCTTCTGTCTAGCCATGGCCAAGTGAAGATGGATGAAATTATATGAGTCTTCACTTTGgaaatatt is part of the Mustela nigripes isolate SB6536 chromosome 2, MUSNIG.SB6536, whole genome shotgun sequence genome and encodes:
- the SLITRK3 gene encoding SLIT and NTRK-like protein 3; this encodes MMKPSIAEMLHRGRMLWIILLSTIALGWTTPIPLIEDSEEIDEPCFDPCYCEVKESLFHIHCDSKGFTNISQITEFWSRPFKLYLQRNSMRKLYTNSFLHLNNAVSINLGNNALQDIQSGAFNGLKILKRLYLHENKLDIFRNDTFLGLESLEYLQADYNVIKRIESGAFRNLSKLRVLILNDNLIPMLPTNLFKAVSLTHLDLRGNRLKVLFYRGMLDHIGRSLMELQLEENPWNCTCEIVQLKSWLERIPYTALVGDITCETPFHFHGKDLREIRKTELCPLLSDSEVEASLGIPHLSSSKENAWPTKPSSMLSSVHFTASSVEYKSSNKQPKPTKQPRTPRPPSTSQALYPGPNQPPIAPYQTRPPIPIICPTGCTCNLHINDLGLTVNCKERGFNNISELLPRPLNAKKLYLSSNLIQKIYRSDFWNFSSLDLLHLGNNRISYVQDGAFINLPNLKSLFLNGNDIEKLTPGMFRGLQSLHYLYFEFNVIREIQPAAFSLMPNLKLLFLNNNLLRTLPTDAFAGTSLARLNLRKNYFLYLPVAGVLEHLNAIVQIDLNENPWDCTCDLVPFKQWIETISSVSVVGDVLCRSPENLTHRDVRTIELEVLCPEMLHIPPAGASPAQSGDSHLTGGPTNASPYEFSPPGGPVPLSVLILSLLVLFFSAVFVAAGLFAYVLRRRRKKLPFRSKRQEGVDLTGIQMQCHRLFEDGGGGGGGSGGGGRPTLSSPEKAPPVGHVYEYIPHPVTQMCNNPIYKPREEEEAAVSSVQEAVNAERGGSGTQPPGIGEVLLGSEQFAETPKENHSNYRTLLEKEKEWALAVSSSQLNTIVTVNHHHPHHPAVGGVSGVVAGTRGDLAGFRHHEKNGGVVLFPPGGGCGGGSMLLDRERPQPAPCTVGFVDCLYGTVPKLKELHVHPPGMQYPDLQQDARLKETLLFSAGKGFTDHQTQKSDYLELRAKLQTKPDYLEVLEKTTYRF